ACTGGCGCCAGAGTTCAGGAAATTGCGGACCTGAAAGTAATTGATATACGATTAAAAACACCTTCAACAATTCGGCTGACTGGCAAGGGGAAAAAAACCAGGATCATACCGCTGATGCCGCAAACAATGAACATCATAAAAAAATATATGGATGATTGCGGTTTGCTTGATGAAAAAAAAGAGGAGACCCCTTTGTTTTTCAACAAGAAGAGGGAGAAACTTACGAGAGCCGGACTGTCCTATATTCTGGATAAATATGCAAAAAAAGCTGCGACAGAAAGCAAAAACCCGGTCTTAAATAAAATGTCACCGCATGTCCTTCGTCACAGCAAGGCTATGCACCTGCTGCAAAGCGGAGTAAATTTGATTTATATACGGGATTTTTTGGGACATTCTTCAGTTACGACTACTGAAATATACGCAAAATCCAATTCTGAAATGAAAAGGAAAGCCATTGAAAATGCAAGTTCAAAAGTACTGCCAAAAGAAAATTTTTCGGCTGATGAAAAAGAAGATTTGTTTGAATGGCTTAAAACCGTGATATGAATTTTTTATGTAAAGCTGGACAACCTGAAAAGCTATTGTTTAAAGACATTTGGCATTCAACTTCACATAATATTTAACTTGTCATAAGACGAAATCGGTTACCTTCCGCTGGGCAGACAGGGATCAAACGTAAGCGGTCAATAAACCCCACCTTCTCACCGGGCCGGATTTCCGGTACTATTCATGGTGTTGGAACAGCGATTTGATCTTTGTCAATCTGTTGTGGGAGCAGCGCCTTAAAATCTTCATCGGACATGGCTTCTGGGAGATTCTCGAACAGGTGTTTCAGGTACCAGTAGGGTTCCAGTCCGTTGGCCTTGGCGGTTTCGATCAGGCTGTAAATGGCTGCGCTGGCCCGGGCACCCTCGGGCGTGCAGGAGAACAGCCAGTTCTTCCGGTTATGCTGAGCTCTGCATAACCGGAATTATGCATAGTTGTGGATTATGCTGAGTTCGTTACTATACACGAAAGCATACCTATAATTTGTTGAACATCAGAGGACTTTCCCTTTTTTTAAACTCCGCATAAAATTTGAGTACACCTTTTAATTTTTCAGAAGGAGAGTACTCATGTCAGAACATTATCCCCAAAATATTCAAAGTCGCCTTACCGGTGATAGGCCAAGCAACGACGTCATCATCAGTAATTTTTCTGATCATTTAAAAAAACGCGGGCATAGCGATGGAACGCGGTATGCGTATCAAGCTGCTTTAATGCACTTTATTTGTTGGCAAAACAAGAAATCACCGCAAGCCCAAACGATTGACAGAGTAAACGTTACCTTTTTTCTCCAGGAACATCTGCCTGTATGCCACTGTTCTCCACCCGCATTTAAACACTTAAAAACCGTTAGGGCAGCACTTAATCAATTATTATTGATGCAGGGACAAAAACGCCTGCAGGAGATCGACTTCAACTGCTCTTCTGCTATTGAGTGCAGGTTACGCCATTTTGATAATTTTTTGCGGGATGTATGCGGATTCGCCAAATCGACAAGGGTTTATCGACAACGTTTTGTTCGCACTTTCCTTTTGAAGTTGTTTGGGGCTGGCGTGATAGATTCAGCATATATAACCCCCGAATCTCTGATAAAGCACGTTGCCGAAGAAGCTATCAACCTGAAGTCATCAAGTGTTGGCGTACTGTTGAGCTCGTTACGCAGTTATTTACGTTTCCTCCAATTTGAGGGTGAGTCCAGTGTTTCCATGGCAGCTGCGGTACCAAGACCTCCCAACTGGCTACTGACCACACTGCCACCATGCCTGAGCACTACGGAGTTAGAGAGATTTTTGGACGCGTTTGACATTTCCACCTCAATCGGTAAGCGTGACTACGCAATGGCACATTGCCTGGTCGATTTAGGGCTGCGTTGTCATGAAGTCGCAGCCATGAAGCTTGATGATATTAACTGGTATACTGGATTTGTTGAGTTGCCTCATACTAAAAACCGCCGTAAGGCGCAAATACCTCTGCCAGAAATAACAGGCAATGCAATTGTAAATTATTTGCGGAATGCTCGACCGGCGACAACCAGTCGATCGTTGTTTGTTTTCCACAGAGCACCTATGGGCCGAGGGGTGGCAAAAACTACAGTACGTGGAGCTATTCGTCGAGCTTTTTCACGTGCTGATTTGCCTTGGACAGGGACGCATATCCTTCGCCATACGATGGCAACACGAATGCTACAGAATAACGTCAGTCTTAAACAAATTGCTGATGTCTTACGGCACCGAAGCATAGATACCACTCAAATCTATACTAAGATAAATTTACCAGAACTCAGACATGTGGCTATGCCGTGGCCGGGGAGGCGGTCATGAGCAAGTGGTCAAGCATGAAGAAGCGGGTCGAGTCATATTTGCATACTCGCCGCAGCGTCGGTTATAATTTGCATACCGAAGGGGCACAGCTGCAAAGGTTTGCCTGTTTTGCTGATAAACAGGATCATCAAGGGCATATCACAATTGACCTGGCAGTGGATTGGGCTAACAATACCCTGAAAAGTAATCAAATCGGTCGTGCACG
The window above is part of the Desulfotignum balticum DSM 7044 genome. Proteins encoded here:
- a CDS encoding tyrosine-type recombinase/integrase, whose translation is TGARVQEIADLKVIDIRLKTPSTIRLTGKGKKTRIIPLMPQTMNIIKKYMDDCGLLDEKKEETPLFFNKKREKLTRAGLSYILDKYAKKAATESKNPVLNKMSPHVLRHSKAMHLLQSGVNLIYIRDFLGHSSVTTTEIYAKSNSEMKRKAIENASSKVLPKENFSADEKEDLFEWLKTVI
- a CDS encoding site-specific integrase, whose product is MSEHYPQNIQSRLTGDRPSNDVIISNFSDHLKKRGHSDGTRYAYQAALMHFICWQNKKSPQAQTIDRVNVTFFLQEHLPVCHCSPPAFKHLKTVRAALNQLLLMQGQKRLQEIDFNCSSAIECRLRHFDNFLRDVCGFAKSTRVYRQRFVRTFLLKLFGAGVIDSAYITPESLIKHVAEEAINLKSSSVGVLLSSLRSYLRFLQFEGESSVSMAAAVPRPPNWLLTTLPPCLSTTELERFLDAFDISTSIGKRDYAMAHCLVDLGLRCHEVAAMKLDDINWYTGFVELPHTKNRRKAQIPLPEITGNAIVNYLRNARPATTSRSLFVFHRAPMGRGVAKTTVRGAIRRAFSRADLPWTGTHILRHTMATRMLQNNVSLKQIADVLRHRSIDTTQIYTKINLPELRHVAMPWPGRRS